A single window of Athene noctua chromosome 1, bAthNoc1.hap1.1, whole genome shotgun sequence DNA harbors:
- the ALKBH8 gene encoding tRNA (carboxymethyluridine(34)-5-O)-methyltransferase ALKBH8 isoform X1, which translates to MGTVHHQLRHSITNMEVKTSKDHLKIHKLKKKVLRKQVRAQHTLMRHEGIECISHATQSLVIANAGLGNGMSRHQLLRMVEEYGLVETLLMPPNKPYSFVKYGTTEEAKKAFDALNGKEVTLEDFGQNIVLYINFVEKVFWENAAPTSLPPGLMIIEKIISPEEERRMLESLDWTAEEDIQNAQKTLKHRRVKHFGYEFCYDNNNVDKDKPLPGGLPEICDLFLEKCLKQGYIQHKPDQLTINQYEPGQGIPPHIDTHSAFEDEITSLSLGSEIVMDFKHPDGRTVAVMLPRCSLLVMAGESRYLWTHGITPRKYDVIQASDLGQKVGTITADVGDLTLNRRETRTSFTFRKVRKSPCNCIYPSVCDSQKGQQRQIQPSFPHSEMEALKLEQEYVHKVYEEIATHFSSTRHSPWPRIVEFLRSLPKGSIVADVGCGNGKYLGINEDLYMVGCDRSKNLVDICGEKNFQAFVCDALSVPIRSGSCDACISIAVIHHFSTAERRLATIHELARLLRPGGMALIYVWAMEQEYKNQKSKYLKEKNGSKDKEEKISTGVARTPLSDQMPDSSSQDSAHSDQLLNDSQDKGCDAEPVPDSRLPVHTNRTSFHSQDLLVPWNLKGGPKKKGESTDTVLFPAGSKESQELSPVFHRYYHVFCEGELEAACRSLDCVRVQKSYYDQGNWCVVLEKL; encoded by the exons ATGGGAACAGTTCATCACCAACTCAGGCATTCG ATCACCAACATGGAAGTTAAAACCAGCAAAGATCATTTAAAAATCCATAAACTGAAGAAGAAGGTATTGAGGAAGCAGGTCAGAGCTCAGCATACATTGATGAGACATGAGGGCATTGAGTGCATCTCCCATGCCACACAG AGCCTGGTTATTGCCAATGCTGGTCTCGGTAATGGGATGAGTAGGCACCAACTGCTCAGGATGGTAGAAGAATATGGATTGGTGGAAACACTCTTAATGCCACCAAATAAACCGTATTCATTTGTGAAATATGGGACAACAGAAGAAGCTAAGAAAGCCTTTGATGCCCTTAATGGAAAAGAAGTAACACTGGAAGACTTTGGCCAAAACATTGTTCTATATATTAATTTTGTGGAAAAAG TTTTCTGGGAGAATGCTGCTCCTACAAGCTTGCCTCCAGGCCTAATGATCATCGAAAAGATTATTTCtccagaggaagaaaggaggatgtTGGAAAGTCTTGACTGGACAGCAGAAGAAGATATTCAGAATG CCCAGAAGACTTTAAAGCATAGAAGAGTAAAACATTTTGGATATGAGTTCTGCTATGATAACAACAATGTTGATAAAGACAAGCCTTTGCCTGGAG GTCTTCCTGAAATTTGTGACCTATTCTTGGAGAAGTGCTTGAAGCAGGGATATATCCAACATAAACCAGATCAACTGACTATAAATCAATATGAACCTGGACAAG GAATTCCTCCTCATATTGATACACATTCTGCTTTTGAGGATGAAATAACCTCTCTCAGTTTAGGATCTGAG atTGTGATGGATTTCAAACACCCTGATGGCCGTACAGTGGCAGTTATGCTGCCCCGATGCAGTTTATTAGTGATGGCCGGAGAATCCAGATACCTGTGGACACATGG GATTACACCCCGAAAATATGATGTAATTCAGGCATCTGATCTTGGGCAGAAAGTTGGAACAATCACTGCTGATGTTGGAGATTTAACACTAAATCGAAGGGAAACAAGGACATCGTTTACATTCAGGAAAGTGAGAAAAAGCCCTTGCAATTGCA TTTACCCATCTGTCTGTGACAGCCAAAAAGGACAGCAAAGACAGATACAACCTTCATTTCCCCACAGTGAGATGGAGGCCTTGAAGCTGGAGCAGGAATATGTGCACAAGGTGTATGAAGAGATTGCCACACACTTCAGCAGTACCAGGCATAGCCCATGGCCCCGAATTGTAGAGTTTCTCAGGTCTCTACCAAAAGGGTCGATAGTGGCTGATGTTGGTTGTGGTAATGGGAAATATCTAGGCATCAACGAGGATTTGTACATG GTTGGCTGTGATCGCAGCAAAAACCTGGTGGatatttgtggagaaaaaaatttcCAGGCTTTTGTCTGTGATGCCCTGTCCGTACCAATCCGCAGCGGTTCTTGTGACGCCTGCATCTCTATTGCTGTAATCCACCATTTCTCAACAGCA GAGAGGAGACTGGCTACTATCCATGAACTAGCCCGACTTCTAAGACCTGGTGGAATGGCACTCATTTATGTCTGGGCAATGGAACAAGAATATAAAAATCAGAAGTCTAAATACCTTAAGGAAAAGAATGGTAGTaaagacaaagaggagaaaatCAGTACTGGCGTGGCCCGGACACCACTTAGTGATCAAATGCCTGATAGCAGCAGCCAAGACTCAGCACATTCTGACCAACTCCTTAATGACTCACAGGACAAAGGCTGTGATGCAGAGCCAGTGCCAGACTCCAGACTGCCTGTTCACACTAACCGAACCTCCTTTCACTCTCAAGATTTGCTGGTTCCCTGGAATCTGAAAGGTGGCCCTAAAAAGAAAGGGGAGAGCACTGATACAGTGTTgtttccagctggctccaaggaATCACAAGAACTCAGCCCTGTTTTCCACCGCTATTACCATGTGTTCTGTGAAGGGGAACTGGAAGCAGCATGCAGATCCCTGGATTGTGTGAGGGTTCAAAAGAGTTACTATGATCAAGGAAATTGGTGTGTGGTTCTGGAAAAGTTGTAA
- the ALKBH8 gene encoding tRNA (carboxymethyluridine(34)-5-O)-methyltransferase ALKBH8 isoform X2, translating to MAASTQITNMEVKTSKDHLKIHKLKKKVLRKQVRAQHTLMRHEGIECISHATQSLVIANAGLGNGMSRHQLLRMVEEYGLVETLLMPPNKPYSFVKYGTTEEAKKAFDALNGKEVTLEDFGQNIVLYINFVEKVFWENAAPTSLPPGLMIIEKIISPEEERRMLESLDWTAEEDIQNAQKTLKHRRVKHFGYEFCYDNNNVDKDKPLPGGLPEICDLFLEKCLKQGYIQHKPDQLTINQYEPGQGIPPHIDTHSAFEDEITSLSLGSEIVMDFKHPDGRTVAVMLPRCSLLVMAGESRYLWTHGITPRKYDVIQASDLGQKVGTITADVGDLTLNRRETRTSFTFRKVRKSPCNCIYPSVCDSQKGQQRQIQPSFPHSEMEALKLEQEYVHKVYEEIATHFSSTRHSPWPRIVEFLRSLPKGSIVADVGCGNGKYLGINEDLYMVGCDRSKNLVDICGEKNFQAFVCDALSVPIRSGSCDACISIAVIHHFSTAERRLATIHELARLLRPGGMALIYVWAMEQEYKNQKSKYLKEKNGSKDKEEKISTGVARTPLSDQMPDSSSQDSAHSDQLLNDSQDKGCDAEPVPDSRLPVHTNRTSFHSQDLLVPWNLKGGPKKKGESTDTVLFPAGSKESQELSPVFHRYYHVFCEGELEAACRSLDCVRVQKSYYDQGNWCVVLEKL from the exons ATCACCAACATGGAAGTTAAAACCAGCAAAGATCATTTAAAAATCCATAAACTGAAGAAGAAGGTATTGAGGAAGCAGGTCAGAGCTCAGCATACATTGATGAGACATGAGGGCATTGAGTGCATCTCCCATGCCACACAG AGCCTGGTTATTGCCAATGCTGGTCTCGGTAATGGGATGAGTAGGCACCAACTGCTCAGGATGGTAGAAGAATATGGATTGGTGGAAACACTCTTAATGCCACCAAATAAACCGTATTCATTTGTGAAATATGGGACAACAGAAGAAGCTAAGAAAGCCTTTGATGCCCTTAATGGAAAAGAAGTAACACTGGAAGACTTTGGCCAAAACATTGTTCTATATATTAATTTTGTGGAAAAAG TTTTCTGGGAGAATGCTGCTCCTACAAGCTTGCCTCCAGGCCTAATGATCATCGAAAAGATTATTTCtccagaggaagaaaggaggatgtTGGAAAGTCTTGACTGGACAGCAGAAGAAGATATTCAGAATG CCCAGAAGACTTTAAAGCATAGAAGAGTAAAACATTTTGGATATGAGTTCTGCTATGATAACAACAATGTTGATAAAGACAAGCCTTTGCCTGGAG GTCTTCCTGAAATTTGTGACCTATTCTTGGAGAAGTGCTTGAAGCAGGGATATATCCAACATAAACCAGATCAACTGACTATAAATCAATATGAACCTGGACAAG GAATTCCTCCTCATATTGATACACATTCTGCTTTTGAGGATGAAATAACCTCTCTCAGTTTAGGATCTGAG atTGTGATGGATTTCAAACACCCTGATGGCCGTACAGTGGCAGTTATGCTGCCCCGATGCAGTTTATTAGTGATGGCCGGAGAATCCAGATACCTGTGGACACATGG GATTACACCCCGAAAATATGATGTAATTCAGGCATCTGATCTTGGGCAGAAAGTTGGAACAATCACTGCTGATGTTGGAGATTTAACACTAAATCGAAGGGAAACAAGGACATCGTTTACATTCAGGAAAGTGAGAAAAAGCCCTTGCAATTGCA TTTACCCATCTGTCTGTGACAGCCAAAAAGGACAGCAAAGACAGATACAACCTTCATTTCCCCACAGTGAGATGGAGGCCTTGAAGCTGGAGCAGGAATATGTGCACAAGGTGTATGAAGAGATTGCCACACACTTCAGCAGTACCAGGCATAGCCCATGGCCCCGAATTGTAGAGTTTCTCAGGTCTCTACCAAAAGGGTCGATAGTGGCTGATGTTGGTTGTGGTAATGGGAAATATCTAGGCATCAACGAGGATTTGTACATG GTTGGCTGTGATCGCAGCAAAAACCTGGTGGatatttgtggagaaaaaaatttcCAGGCTTTTGTCTGTGATGCCCTGTCCGTACCAATCCGCAGCGGTTCTTGTGACGCCTGCATCTCTATTGCTGTAATCCACCATTTCTCAACAGCA GAGAGGAGACTGGCTACTATCCATGAACTAGCCCGACTTCTAAGACCTGGTGGAATGGCACTCATTTATGTCTGGGCAATGGAACAAGAATATAAAAATCAGAAGTCTAAATACCTTAAGGAAAAGAATGGTAGTaaagacaaagaggagaaaatCAGTACTGGCGTGGCCCGGACACCACTTAGTGATCAAATGCCTGATAGCAGCAGCCAAGACTCAGCACATTCTGACCAACTCCTTAATGACTCACAGGACAAAGGCTGTGATGCAGAGCCAGTGCCAGACTCCAGACTGCCTGTTCACACTAACCGAACCTCCTTTCACTCTCAAGATTTGCTGGTTCCCTGGAATCTGAAAGGTGGCCCTAAAAAGAAAGGGGAGAGCACTGATACAGTGTTgtttccagctggctccaaggaATCACAAGAACTCAGCCCTGTTTTCCACCGCTATTACCATGTGTTCTGTGAAGGGGAACTGGAAGCAGCATGCAGATCCCTGGATTGTGTGAGGGTTCAAAAGAGTTACTATGATCAAGGAAATTGGTGTGTGGTTCTGGAAAAGTTGTAA
- the ALKBH8 gene encoding tRNA (carboxymethyluridine(34)-5-O)-methyltransferase ALKBH8 isoform X3, whose translation MEVKTSKDHLKIHKLKKKVLRKQVRAQHTLMRHEGIECISHATQSLVIANAGLGNGMSRHQLLRMVEEYGLVETLLMPPNKPYSFVKYGTTEEAKKAFDALNGKEVTLEDFGQNIVLYINFVEKVFWENAAPTSLPPGLMIIEKIISPEEERRMLESLDWTAEEDIQNAQKTLKHRRVKHFGYEFCYDNNNVDKDKPLPGGLPEICDLFLEKCLKQGYIQHKPDQLTINQYEPGQGIPPHIDTHSAFEDEITSLSLGSEIVMDFKHPDGRTVAVMLPRCSLLVMAGESRYLWTHGITPRKYDVIQASDLGQKVGTITADVGDLTLNRRETRTSFTFRKVRKSPCNCIYPSVCDSQKGQQRQIQPSFPHSEMEALKLEQEYVHKVYEEIATHFSSTRHSPWPRIVEFLRSLPKGSIVADVGCGNGKYLGINEDLYMVGCDRSKNLVDICGEKNFQAFVCDALSVPIRSGSCDACISIAVIHHFSTAERRLATIHELARLLRPGGMALIYVWAMEQEYKNQKSKYLKEKNGSKDKEEKISTGVARTPLSDQMPDSSSQDSAHSDQLLNDSQDKGCDAEPVPDSRLPVHTNRTSFHSQDLLVPWNLKGGPKKKGESTDTVLFPAGSKESQELSPVFHRYYHVFCEGELEAACRSLDCVRVQKSYYDQGNWCVVLEKL comes from the exons ATGGAAGTTAAAACCAGCAAAGATCATTTAAAAATCCATAAACTGAAGAAGAAGGTATTGAGGAAGCAGGTCAGAGCTCAGCATACATTGATGAGACATGAGGGCATTGAGTGCATCTCCCATGCCACACAG AGCCTGGTTATTGCCAATGCTGGTCTCGGTAATGGGATGAGTAGGCACCAACTGCTCAGGATGGTAGAAGAATATGGATTGGTGGAAACACTCTTAATGCCACCAAATAAACCGTATTCATTTGTGAAATATGGGACAACAGAAGAAGCTAAGAAAGCCTTTGATGCCCTTAATGGAAAAGAAGTAACACTGGAAGACTTTGGCCAAAACATTGTTCTATATATTAATTTTGTGGAAAAAG TTTTCTGGGAGAATGCTGCTCCTACAAGCTTGCCTCCAGGCCTAATGATCATCGAAAAGATTATTTCtccagaggaagaaaggaggatgtTGGAAAGTCTTGACTGGACAGCAGAAGAAGATATTCAGAATG CCCAGAAGACTTTAAAGCATAGAAGAGTAAAACATTTTGGATATGAGTTCTGCTATGATAACAACAATGTTGATAAAGACAAGCCTTTGCCTGGAG GTCTTCCTGAAATTTGTGACCTATTCTTGGAGAAGTGCTTGAAGCAGGGATATATCCAACATAAACCAGATCAACTGACTATAAATCAATATGAACCTGGACAAG GAATTCCTCCTCATATTGATACACATTCTGCTTTTGAGGATGAAATAACCTCTCTCAGTTTAGGATCTGAG atTGTGATGGATTTCAAACACCCTGATGGCCGTACAGTGGCAGTTATGCTGCCCCGATGCAGTTTATTAGTGATGGCCGGAGAATCCAGATACCTGTGGACACATGG GATTACACCCCGAAAATATGATGTAATTCAGGCATCTGATCTTGGGCAGAAAGTTGGAACAATCACTGCTGATGTTGGAGATTTAACACTAAATCGAAGGGAAACAAGGACATCGTTTACATTCAGGAAAGTGAGAAAAAGCCCTTGCAATTGCA TTTACCCATCTGTCTGTGACAGCCAAAAAGGACAGCAAAGACAGATACAACCTTCATTTCCCCACAGTGAGATGGAGGCCTTGAAGCTGGAGCAGGAATATGTGCACAAGGTGTATGAAGAGATTGCCACACACTTCAGCAGTACCAGGCATAGCCCATGGCCCCGAATTGTAGAGTTTCTCAGGTCTCTACCAAAAGGGTCGATAGTGGCTGATGTTGGTTGTGGTAATGGGAAATATCTAGGCATCAACGAGGATTTGTACATG GTTGGCTGTGATCGCAGCAAAAACCTGGTGGatatttgtggagaaaaaaatttcCAGGCTTTTGTCTGTGATGCCCTGTCCGTACCAATCCGCAGCGGTTCTTGTGACGCCTGCATCTCTATTGCTGTAATCCACCATTTCTCAACAGCA GAGAGGAGACTGGCTACTATCCATGAACTAGCCCGACTTCTAAGACCTGGTGGAATGGCACTCATTTATGTCTGGGCAATGGAACAAGAATATAAAAATCAGAAGTCTAAATACCTTAAGGAAAAGAATGGTAGTaaagacaaagaggagaaaatCAGTACTGGCGTGGCCCGGACACCACTTAGTGATCAAATGCCTGATAGCAGCAGCCAAGACTCAGCACATTCTGACCAACTCCTTAATGACTCACAGGACAAAGGCTGTGATGCAGAGCCAGTGCCAGACTCCAGACTGCCTGTTCACACTAACCGAACCTCCTTTCACTCTCAAGATTTGCTGGTTCCCTGGAATCTGAAAGGTGGCCCTAAAAAGAAAGGGGAGAGCACTGATACAGTGTTgtttccagctggctccaaggaATCACAAGAACTCAGCCCTGTTTTCCACCGCTATTACCATGTGTTCTGTGAAGGGGAACTGGAAGCAGCATGCAGATCCCTGGATTGTGTGAGGGTTCAAAAGAGTTACTATGATCAAGGAAATTGGTGTGTGGTTCTGGAAAAGTTGTAA